The Osmia bicornis bicornis chromosome 12, iOsmBic2.1, whole genome shotgun sequence genome includes a region encoding these proteins:
- the LOC114873265 gene encoding LOW QUALITY PROTEIN: cholesterol transporter ABCA5-like (The sequence of the model RefSeq protein was modified relative to this genomic sequence to represent the inferred CDS: inserted 1 base in 1 codon): MQRNFGVNEIKRRTSASRRMDLCGVYLSQLRAMLVRNLLLKKRDKRKTTAEIFLPLCILGVLIVVKVLPPNPNYPAMTTQRQEGGIFETFNGYKNNTIAVVPNSTETLNFLNSMNTLWLSMWDYPGKLPLNFMVFDTKDDLQAAYWRDPYSVHLAVIFEDSQPISQHLLYEIRTNPSYTNPPSPTELYSAPVTCRKDTSHWMGGVLSIETGGSCPANSYLHSGFLALQMIMDTTKIRLDTGNNDVTVPDIKLEMFPKEAFTADWMLAFRVVIPLFMVLALSQFVTYLLILIVGEKEKKIKEGMKIMGLKDSIFWVSWFIIYSVFVLLLSAVGVILLFTLQMFQHTHFLPIFLLVVLYSFSIIMFAFMITPFFDKSRTAGVLGNFAVTIFSLMYFIQVFVKDSSSISFWVVSLLSPTGVALAMDKALVLDLQGEGVNFENLWSGPGIPFGGSLIMMTLDIFLYALLAYYFDSVIPSEYGTKRTPWFCFTPGFWCQRKAPRVGVPSSNGESNSFIPGEETNRDIEPVVREMKGREAISIVDLYKSYQKCRKSEIKAVNGINLTIYEGQITAILGHNGAGKTSLFNILTGLTAPTAGTALIFGYDVRDSNDMQVIRSMTGVCPQHDILFDLLTPREHLEFFAAVRGIPKSMIEHEVKKTLKDIDLTENADTFAKYLSGGQKRKLSVGIAIIGDPKIIILDEPTAGVDPYSRRQMWSFLQSRRHGKVILLTTHFMDEADILADRKAVISKGRLRCCGSSLFLKNKFGIGYHLTLVLEGNAREHAITRLVTSHVSKAEKARRHGRELSFILPHNSVENFAPLFSAIEQEIKTRSSRLGISSYGVSMTTLEEVFLHLERDEGTECTMDNLSKKMVRNRALSRSLSLQSKSTFYQSLQNEGTTVNNDSQAKGAGDLPDGVHSDRNPPVRGLGLDPIKIRPNFLQTLYAMLRLRILRLVRNIQLLYFTIVAPLFLVVLGLHLNSIQTVEVKMQSLKLDTDTYGNETKILYANNTDRDITDLINGISQDVKYIEEYYGNFANLLKIAPHIAAINVTEYNLPKIDLTIAYNDTMQHSLPILFNILSNTYYRLVSGKENLKTIEVKTHPFQQTSQPQEFNIGTASSAVSIGMNFVLLPITLVVDMVYDREIKAKNQLRVNGLSFSMYFLTYFIVLVGLMTFICLCILGIIFLFDVPSLQEVPALITLGGLLMLYCPSSILFSTCLSYIFDKMDSAQSILPNIATFFGLIPFILVTVLDMLGLSGTAAFVLHVIFSLLNTLYVPYAAVYYVGRVHLMCSINAACHHLTMSDYLTTEIILMAFGVLLHCPMWFFVLLILDIKKSGGNVGDIFKHFLRNGGSVGEEIMENSDVGEHEDADVKAERQKVFDLITSSSVQEPPVVLVQNLRKEYRQRDTGSCSCCYKQDEEASSQIQRKVAVRNLSLAVEPGEVFGLLGHNGAGKTTTMKIVIAEEAATRGRVQIGGHNINSNMAEAFRQMGYCPQHDAQWKNITVREHLECYAAIRGVPWGDIDSIVDLYLTGLQIHEHADKQTQECSGGTRRKLSXAMAMIGGPKVVLMDEPSTGMDPRSKRFLWDTILASFQGGRGAILTTHSMEEADALCSRVGIMVKGELRCIGSTQHLKNLYGAGYTLEMKLLGGDCTPTTPSGDRITTLKEFVSSLFPDATLEESFADRLVFAVPQHAVNSLAECFMQLEKAKLELDIEEYSFSQTTLEQVFLKFSHYDESNSGE; encoded by the exons ATGCAAAGGAACTTTGGAGTTAACG AAATCAAGAGGAGAACGAGTGCATCTCGCAGGATGGATTTGTGCGGGGTCTACTTGTCTCAGCTGCGAGCGATGCTCGTGAGGAATCTTCTGCTGAAGAAGCGCGACAAGCGAAAGACTACAGCG GAGATTTTTCTACCCCTTTGTATCCTAGGTGTTTTGATTGTGGTAAAAGTGTTACCACCAAATCCAAATTATCCTGCGATGACAACCCAGAGACAAGAAGGAGGCATATTCGAAACATTCAATGGTTACAAAAACAACACCATAGCTGTTGTACCAAACTCAACAGAGACCTTG AATTTTTTGAATTCAATGAATACCCTTTGGTTATCAATGTGGGATTACCCTGGCAAGCTTCCCTTGAATTTCATGGTGTTTGATACAAAGGATGATCTACAAGCAGCATATTGGAGAGATCCGTACAGTGTACACTTAGCAGTAATCTTTGAAGATTCTCAGCCCATATCTCAGCATCTTCT GTATGAGATAAGAACCAATCCTTCATACACAAATCCGCCTTCGCCGACTGAATTGTATTCCGCTCCAGTTACTTGTCGGAAAGACACAAGCCATTGGATGGGTGGAGTATTGTCGATAGAAACCGGTGGATCATGTCCTGCAAATAGTTATTTGCATTCTGGTTTCCTGGCGTTGCAAATGATAATGGATACCACGAAAATAAGA CTAGATACGGGGAATAACGATGTAACCGTGCCAGATATTAAACTTGAAATGTTTCCTAAGGAAGCTTTCACTGCAG acTGGATGCTGGCCTTTAGAGTTGTTATACCTCTATTTATGGTTCTGGCTCTTTCACAATTCGTCACTTACCTTCTGATCCTGATAGTCGgtgaaaaggagaaaaaaatcaAGGAAGGAATGAAGATAATGGGCCTGAAAGATTCTATCTTCTG ggtATCATGGTTCATTATCTACAGCGTATTTGTCTTGTTACTCTCTGCTGTTGGGGTGATACTACTTTTTACTCTACAAATGTTCCAACATACACACTTTTTACCAATATTCCTTTTGGTAGTACTCTACAGCTTCTCCATAATCATGTTTGCGTTTATGATAACACCTTTCTTCGATAAATCACGA ACTGCTGGTGTACTCGGAAACTTTGCAGTTACGATATTCAGCTTGATGTATTTTATCCAGGTTTTTGTCAAAGATTCTAGTTCAATCTCTTTCTGGGTGGTTTCCCTCCTTAGTCCAACAGGCGTTGCTTTAGCGATGGATAAG GCTCTTGTGTTAGACTTGCAAGGAGAAGgggttaattttgaaaatctttgGTCTGGTCCAGGTATACCTTTCGGGGGCAGTCTCATCATGATGACTTTGGATATTTTTCTATATGCCTTGTTAGCTTACTATTTTGATTCCGTCATTCCAA GTGAATACGGAACGAAAAGAACTCCCTGGTTTTGTTTCACCCCCGGATTTTGGTGCCAGAGGAAAGCTCCGCGTGTGGGT GTACCATCGTCAAACGGCGAGTCAAATTCTTTTATACCTGGAGAAGAGACGAACCGTGACATTGAACCGGTAGTGCGAGAGATGAAAGGACGCGAAGCGATTAGTATAGTTGATCTTTACAAGTCGTATCAGAAGTGTCGTAAATCTGAGATCAAAGCTGTGAACGGTATCAATTTAACGATCTATGAGGGGCAAATCACGGCAATACTCGGTCATAACGGGGCTGGTAAAACGAGTTtgtttaatatactgaccgGCCTGACTGCGCCTACCGCCGGCACAGCCTTGATTTTCGGCTATGACGTTAGAGATTCCAATGATATGCAAGTGATAAGAAGCATGACCGGCGTTTGTCCTCAACATGATATTCTTTTTGATCTTTTAACGCCTCGAGAACACCTGGAGTTCTTCGCCGCTGTGCGCGGTATTCCAAAATCAATGATCGAACACGAA GTGAAGAAAACCTTGAAAGACATTGATTTAACGGAAAACGCAGATACCTTTGCAAAATACTTAAGCGGAGGTCAAAAAAGAAAGCTGTCCGTAGGTATTGCCATCATCGGCGATCCAAAAATCATTATCCTTGATGAACCAACAGCTGGAGTGGATCCCTACTCCAGAAGGCAAATGTGGTCCTTCTTACAATCGAGGCGTCATGGAAAAGTGATTTTATTAACAACCCATTTTATGGATGAAGCTGATATATTAGCGGATAGGAAGGCGGTTATTAGTAAAGGAAGATTGAGATGTTGCGGCAGTTCTCTGTTCTTAAAAAACAAATTCGGCATTGGATATCATTTAACGTTGGTACTCGAAGGGAATGCAAGAGAACATGCAATTACCAGACTGGTAACGTCTCACGTGTCGAAGGCAGAAAAGGCAAGGCGCCATGGTCGCGAACTAAGCTTCATTTTACCTCACAATTCCGTAGAAAATTTTGCACCACTTTTTTCAGCCATCGAACAAGAAATTAAGACCCGATCAAGCAGATTAGGTATCAGCAGTTATGGGGTCTCGATGACCACCTTAGAAGAGGTATTTCTGCATTTGGAAAGAGACGAGGGTACAGAATGCACTATGGATAATTTGTCAAAGAAAATGGTGCGTAATCGTGCATTGAGCAGGTCGTTATCTCTGCAATCAAAGAGCACATTTTATCAGAGTTTACAGAACGAAGGTACCACTGTTAACAACGATAGCCAAGCAAAAG GTGCAGGGGATTTACCAGACGGCGTTCACAGTGATAGAAACCCTCCTGTTCGCGGCCTTGGATTAGACCCCATCAAAATTAGGCCTAATTTCCTTCAAACCTTGTACGCTATGCTTCGCCTAAGGATACTCAGACTCGTTAGAAACATCCAGCTACTGTACTTCACTATTGTCGCGCCTCTTTTTTTGGTAGTTCTTGGCCTCCATTTAAATAGCATTCAGACAGTCGAGGTGAAAATGCAGTCGTTAAAATTAGATACAG ATACCTACGGCAACGAGACCAAAATTTTATACGCAAACAATACCGATCGTGATATTACAGACTTGATCAATGGAATTAGTCAGGatgtaaaatatattgaagAATACTATGGAAATTTCGCGAATTTGTTGAAGATTGCACCGCATATAGCTGCTATTAATGTTACCGAGTATAATTTACCAAAGATTGATTTAACAATCGCTTATAACGACACTATGCAACATTCCCTACCGATATTGTTCAACATTCTATCCAACACTTACTACAG GTTGGTCTCGggtaaagaaaatttgaaaacaattgaAGTCAAAACGCATCCTTTTCAACAGACATCGCAACCACAGGAATTTAATATTGGTACAGCGAGTTCAGCTGTATCCATCGGAATGAATTTCGTCTTGTTACCGATAACATTAGTTGTGGATATGGTCTACGATCGCGAG ATAAAAGCGAAAAATCAACTTCGTGTCAATGGTCTGTCGTTTTCTATGTACTTCCTGACGTACTTTATCGTGCTTGTCGGCCTGATGACGTTCATCTGTTTATGTATTCTTGGCATTATATTTCTCTTCGATGTGCCTTCTCTTCAAGAAGTACCAGCACTCATTACCCTCGGCGGTCTCCTAATGCTCTATTGCCcgtcctctattctattctcaACGTGTTTAAGTTATATCTTCGACAAGATGGATTCTGCTCAAAGTATCTTGCCCAATATAGCAACGTTCTTTGGGCTCATACCGTTTATACTAGTCACTGTTCTGGATATGCTGGGTCTCA GTGGAACAGCAGCATTCGTTTTACACGTAATCTTTTCTTTATTGAACACATTATATGTACCGTATGCAGCAGTATATTATGTAGGAAGAGTTCACTTGATGTGCTCTATCAATGCTGCTTGCCATCATCTCACCATGTCTGATTATTTAACTACAGAGATTATTTTAATGGCCTTCGGCGTGCTTCTCCACTGTCCAATGTGGTTCTTTGTGCTTCTCATTTTAGACATTAAAAAAAGCGGTGGCAATGTTGGCGACATTTTCAAACACTTTCTG CGTAACGGTGGTTCTGTCGGCGAAGAAATCATGGAGAATTCTGACGTTGGAGAGCACGAGGATGCAGATGTTAAGGCTGAAAGACAAAAAGTTTTTGATCTTATCACTTCATCGTCTGTTCAAGAACCACCTGTAGTTTTAGTACAG AACTTGAGGAAAGAGTATCGTCAAAGGGATACTGGGTCCTGCAGTTGTTGCTATAAGCAGGACGAAGAAGCCAGCAGTCAGATACAACGAAAAGTCGCCGTCAGAAATCTGTCCTTAGCGGTTGAACCTGGAGAAGTATTCGGTTTACTAGGTCACAATGGTGCTGGTAAAACAACGACTATGAAGATCGTCATAGCTGAGGAAGCAGCTACCCGAGGGAGAGTACAGATCGGTGGGCACAATATCAATTCTAATATGGCAGAAGCTTTTAGACAAATGGGATATTGTCCTCAACACGATGCTCAGTGGAAGAATATTACTGTTAGAGAGCATTTAGAATGCTACGCTGCGATTCGTGGCGTTCCATGGGGAGACATCGACag CATTGTGGATTTATATCTCACTGGTCTTCAAATTCATGAACATGCCGACAAACAAACTCAAGAATGTTCAGGTGGAACCAGAAGAAAACTTA TTGCTATGGCTATGATAGGAGGTCCGAAGGTTGTTCTGATGGATGAACCTAGCACAGGAATGGATCCAAGATCAAAACGGTTTTTATGGGATACCATTCTCGCTAGTTTTCAG GGCGGTAGAGGGGCGATTTTAACTACTCATTCAATGGAGGAAGCTGATGCTTTGTGCTCTAGAGTCGGTATAATGGTGAAAGGAGAACTAAGGTGTATCGGTTCCACGCAACACTTGAAAAATCTCTACGGCGCTGGATACACCCTCGAGATGAAACTTTTAGGGGGTGACTGCACACCCACGACACCTTCTGGTGATAGGATTACAACTTTGAAAGAGTTCGTTTCTAGTCTATTTCCAGATGCTACTCTGGAAGAAAGTTTCGCTGACAGATTAGTTTTCGCTGTTCCCCAGCATGCAGTTAACTCGCTGGCCGAGTGTTTTATGCAGTTGGAGAAag ccAAGCTCGAGTTGGACATCGAAGAGTACAGCTTCAGTCAAACAACTCTGGAACAAGTTTTCCTGAAATTTTCTCATTACGATGAATCTAATTCAGGAGAATGA
- the LOC114873266 gene encoding tubulin polyglutamylase complex subunit 2, which produces MSFYVDIVTEDSFYENLTLGVVKILESLAYIKNVRIDRRNGCESTTITNWEQRHCCVLPEDVKNFYVSIDGFLLQWNLEIAGEEFPIGRMEIGSFSSLKRYTNNNGKREESSSSISVDSDKLEAEAVSDNTSDVDSILVLLQGNGAHNCKMFEIAQCFPESSKAKVYLVYRMKQEQESPSVWLHREEANRWYHLADSFTVYFRMMLVHLGLPLWQSCVSGVSLPTWVEQVYFLVAPHLLPSVVEPTETISTSIWNMGPTNVIDPAIFKAKESKQKCSRKK; this is translated from the exons ATGTCTTTTTACGTGGATATCGTTACAGAAGATTCTTTCTACGAAAACCTCACGTTGGGCGTGGTAAAGATTCTGGAGAGTCTGGcgtatataaaaaatgtacgGATCGACAGAAGAAACGGATGTGAAAGCACGACTATCACCAACTGGGAGCAACGACATTGTTGTGTCCTCCCAGAGGATGTTAAGAACTTTTACGTCTCGATCGACGGCTTCTTGCTTCAGTGGAACCTCGAGATAGCAG GCGAAGAATTTCCCATAGGACGCATGGAGATCGGCTCGTTCTCTTCTCTCAAACGATACACGAACAACAACGGCAAACGAGAGGAATCTTCCTCCTCCATTTCCGTCGATTCTGACAAGTTAGAAGCAGAGGCCGTTTCCGATAACACGTCTGACGTCGATAGCATCCTTGTCCTCCTCCAAGGAAATGGTGCACATAATTGCAAGATGTTTGAAATCGCGCAATGTTTCCCAGAAAGCAGCAAGGCCAAGGTCTATTTAGTCTACCGGATGAAACAGGAACAAGAATCGCCCAGCGTATGGTTGCACAGAGAAGAAGCGAATAGGTGGTACCATTTGGCTGACAGTTTCACCGTGTATTTTCGCATGATGCTTGTTCATCTTGGCTTGCCGTTGTGGCAAAGCTGTGTGTCAGGCGTGTCACTGCCAACGTGGGTCGAACAGGTGTACTTTCTTGTCGCTCCTCATTTACTACCATCCGTCGTCGAACCCACGGAAACAATTTCCACCTCCATATGGAACATGGGACCCACCAACGTTATCGATCCGGCGATTTTCAAGGCGAAGGAGAGTAAACAGAAATGCTCcagaaagaaataa